The region GGGGGCGTTTCAGCATGCGTTGGTGGGGATTTGGAAGGAGGTTACggaagggaagaaggagcTGGTACGGACGTGCTTTGGGAAGCCGCATAGGGAGACGTATGAGTATGCGGAGGAGATGCTGGTGAGGCAtcggggggggtggttgaggacgAAGGGGTacaaggagggggagattgAGGGGGGTTTGAAGAGGATTTACATGGTGGGGGATAATCCTGAGAGTGATATTGCTGGGGCGAACGACtatgatgggaaggggaaataTGGGACGGAGTGGGTGAGCTTGTTGGTGGAGACGGGGGTGTTTGATGCGACGAGGATGAACTTTaaggatggggatgtgagGAAGGCGGATGTGGTGAAGCCAAACGTTGCGGAGGCGGTGAAGTGGGCGTTGAGGAATgaggggtgggttgatgAGTAGATGTGTGTTGATGGGATAAATACCTTGAATGAGATGATGAATGAGATCATTGTGTCGAGCCTGATCTTGAAGAAGTGTATTTTCCTGAATGGGGGTCAAGCATTTGAGTGGGTAACAAACGTATGGCAAATTTGGTCCTGTTTAAACTTCATGGAAATATACAGACTGGGTGTGAAGGCTCATCTTCTGTCAGCAGATCTCTGTTCATCCAGTCGAGGAGTGAAAGCATTCTAATTCcaaatatattaaattcTATGTCGACTATCTTGTAACAACCAATTACACGGGCCGCTGGTCTAGTGGTATGATTCTCGCTTAGGGTTCACCCTATAGCATTGCTTGCGAGAGGTCCCGGGTTCAATCCCCGGGTGGCCCcatctttttctctctcgcGACTCACCTGCAACACTACTCAAGTAGTGAGGCTATCTTTTTTGCCGATAACTGAAAGGCTATCTTTTTATCTATGTATGTATGGCCCTGTGGTTATGTAGAAAGGCAAACAGCCAACAGCTAGCTCGGTCTACGTGGGGAGTATGGTCACGACACCCTCTAAAGGAAGCAGCAGTAAACTGCTTACACTCTCAACCTTGATGGAGGTGTGTGACCTCTGCTTGACGTTGGCGAGAATATATTGCCATCCACTTCGCAGTGCTTCATGTGCTTCCCTCAGGCGCCAAAATAGTACTATCACTCTACGTGGGGCTGTGAGCAAAGATAAGCCCTCATAGTAGGCAGGCCTTTGAATTCTTAGCTAGCATATGCCTGTGTGTCCCAGGAGATACAGCTTCTCAGTGCCATAGCCGAGGAAACGACCACTCGGGTTTCCAACGTGgtgacacacacacacacacatcaagACAAAAGCCGAGACCTACATTTTCGGGTTCGTCGTTCTAGGTCTGTATCGGCCTTCATGCTGTGCTATGCAGCCACGCTTGCAAAAAAAAGTCAGTCTGGCGGTATGTGTCTCTTGAGCtgaatgtgtgtgtgtggtggtggtaccgGTTTAATATGTGTGTATATAGCCGGAACCAATGATGTGTAATCTATTGGATGTTATTTTGGTTAAGAATGGACGTCCCGTTCTGCAGCCAGCATAAGAAACGGAatggagaaaaagagagagacattgcggaggaggggggccaGAGGGCTGGAACTTGGGGAATGAGTTCTTGGGCAAGTCGAGGCTCGGGAACGGATGGCGAGGAATCGTGGCGATAtcggtggttgaggtggtggtggtggccagaCTATCCCAACCCACAGGTCAAAACCCGGCGTCTTGGGAGGTTCGGTTGTTCGGTTGGAGTCGTGCAGAGGATAATCTTCCTATCCCCCCTCTGCCGTGCTTGCGTCGTGCCTGCATCCATCCATGATGAAGAGTTTCGAGACGAGGCCCGAGTGTTCCTTGCTCCGAGTACGACAACTATCTCGACGATGCCAAGAACCAATACGTTATCTGATGGTTGCAAAACATGGTGCCTGGAATCTGGGTTGAAAGATAAACATTGCCTGGTTCAAGACCCCTTCAGCTTTGGGACAAGGCTCGGACCGAAAGTGCTAAACGGGATGCTCAGCTGGTGTTTTCTGCCCATGAGATTTTGTGTATGAGTCGTGACAGCGGCAACCAGAGCCAAATGCGACACCGAGCAGCGGGGAGAATGGGACGAAGAAGAGTATCATTCTTCTGCAGGCTCTGCAGCCCATCCTACCGATGgtcccccaaccccccccccccctgcGGCTGCGCCATGTACGGAAAGCTCCATGGTTTTCTATTCGCCAAAAATGATCGTTCGGCGTGGTATGGATATGGCATTAGCTGCAGCTTCCCCGATCTTAGGTGTCTCTGGAGGATTCAAGGTCTTGTGCTCGGCATGGGTTGGACCATGGAACGTGGGGAAACCGTGCCGGCGAAGTAGAATGGAAATGCGGTCATGAATTGCGCCCTATGTTGTTGAACACTCGCTGGCCTGGTAGTGAGTGTCTCGATCCACGGCCAAGTAAGTGTAAACCGATAAGGATGTGTTTCCGCTGCTAAGAAGAACGATATTCATGACAACTGACTAGACAGAGGCGCTAAAAAGAACATTGCTTGAGATAGGCATGAGAGCAGTATCATGCACCGAAGCCACACCTGTACGTAAACTCCGAAAGGTGCAAATCGTGGGTgagatggtgaagatgaaaAGGTGGGGGTTGAATGTGAAAGCAGAGTGGGCTTAGTCAGATGGCAACGGGCGCTGCTAACCACAAAAACTCTAAGCGATTGCGGGCTTCAAACCCATTTGACGAATTCAGGTCCGGATCGAAGACTTGGCCAATGGAAACGGAGGTGCACCTGGCAGTCAAGTCGGTCTTGGGACGGATGTTGCAACCCCGGCCGGCTGTTGTTCCCGCCCCGCAAAGAAGTTGAGAAGGAGCGAGATGGCCGGTGGGTGGCTCGTGATGGCGAGTTTGTAGGCATATCCGTACTTTTTCCAGGCTTGCAAGCTTCTACAATATCGCCATCTTTGTCTTTGATTTGTACACTAGTCATACCCCCGCGAATCCCGATCGAGAATGTTGGAAATAATGCATTTCCTAGACCCAAATTCGCCGTTTCAGACCATCATGCCACGGGCCAAGGCGGGAGATAAGAAGCATCATGGGTCGCCGATATTAAACACAGGGCAAAGAGATGTCGCCATTGGCCGAGGTCTCTTGGATGCATCGCCGCCCATCAGGAAAACGAGTGGCAAGTTCCCCGTCGAGCCTACCGTGCCGTTTTGCACCCCGTTTTTCCCTTACTGATTCTTTTCTAGCCCATCATCCCACATGGGCCTCAAGTGGTCCCCAATCCCGATGCCAGAGCATTTGATATTGGAGGCATGAAAAAAGACCGTCAGTGCGACATCGCTTGTGAGTTGATTCGGCCTTCCGCTTCGGACACCTCAGGCCTGGCACACCCAGCCCAGCCCTGCGGCAGCTATCACCAATgctttttgcttcttctctcctTCTTTCGAAGCCGACCATCGCTTCCATGCATCAGGGCGCGCATTAGTGTTATCTCATCGCGACGGGATGGATCAAGGAATAGCATCACGCAAGCAGTCTCCAGGTCTCTAGGCAATGCTGGGGCCCCCGCCTCGATCCCTGTCACATCGCCGGGAGCTCAACCCATCAAACCAGCCATCAGGCCAATTTAGGCAGGTCAGCAGTCGCTGGGGGTCGCTGTGGTCGACGGCTTGTGTGCTTCCTGTGCTTCCAGAAGCAGCCCCTCCTTCATTTTCACCCGCTAGTGAGTTGACCTGACCCTCCCATGgtcctgctcctccaggcCCGCCGAGACGTCGCCCAGCCGAACCAGTGTTTGCCCTTGGCCCAGTGCACTCCATGTCGCCGACGCTGGCTGCTGCAGAGAATCCACCGTTttcttccccaccaccttctcccctTCCGACACCACCACTTCTCCATTCCTGCGCTGTCGCCCGCTGCCCCGTTCGTCGCTAGCTCTGTCTCGCCTGTGTGAACCCCGGGCCCCGCTTCTTCACTGATCAGTGAGCCAGTGATCTGCGCATTGAAGCACGAGGCAGCCATGTCCAGTTTCAATATACATTAATCCATCCCCCTGTCTTAGCTGCGCTCGCGCCATTGACcttgttttctctttttttcttctccctaCAACACCAAAACGTTGCTATTTTGCGTGACGGCCCCGACGACACACCACTGGGCGCGTCGATTGCACCCTTTCTTGCTTCTCCGGCCCTGTCGCGCCGGGAGCAACGGAGCGGCCGATACTCGCTCCGCTCAACCAAGGGAATCTTTGAAGGAAGGCAGTGTGGATTGAGACAGAACCAAAATGGCCCCGATATTTTTGAGTGGCATTCTTCGACGGCGGcgtgatgaggaggagcaacTGCCAAGTGTTGACGGGTCGTTGGAGGGGGACTCGAGTGGGCTGGCGTCGCTGAAGCATTTTGAGAAGATGCACCGACTGGATCCAAACCTGCCGTtggacgagctggaggaggtggatatCGCCATCATCTTGAACCAGCAAAATGCCGAGAAGGGGGCGGAAATTGAGCAGGTCTTGAATGAGGACAACTCTCCATATCCAGAAGTGAGAAGCCACCCTAGAAATATGGCCGGCGCaagaggtgttggaggttgtgAAATGAGGGGATGGTCGTTCTAACATTTGTCCTCTTATCAAGGTACGAGCCACGGTACGAAACTTCGATGTCGAGATGCCTGCGAATACGGTGCGAGCATGGGTCATTGGGATGCTTTTGTGTACGATTGGCTCCGCCGTCAATATGCTGCTGTCGCTACGAAACCCGAGCATCATGCTCACGACATTTGTCATCCAACTCATCGCCTACCCATTGGGTCTCTGCTGGGATTATGTGTTCCCGGACCGTGTGTGGAATGTATGGGGGCTCAAGTTCAACCTCAGGCCAGGACCTTTCAACTTTAAGGAGCATGTCATCATTGTGGTCATGTCAAATGTgcgttgttgatggtttTTCCCATTTCTGGATGTTCCAGACGCTAACGTGTACACAGGCTGCGTATGGAGGTGGCGCTTTGTATGCTACTGATGTGATCATTGCACAGCGTATGTGGTACGGCCAGAACTTTGGCTGGCTATGGCAAATGCTATTCGGCATCACGACACTTTGCACGGGTTATGGACTGGCTGGTTTGGCAAGGAGGTTCCTGGTGTGGCCTGCCGCCATGATTTGGCCGACCGATCTCGTCAACTGCGCCCTATTTTACACTCTTCATGACCACAGCCCATCCGATCCGACAGTGACGAACGGCTGGAGCATCAGCAGATACAAGTGGTTCATGATCGTGTTCGGTGGCTCGTTTTTGTGGTACTGGTTCCCAGGCTATCTCTTCCAGGGCTTGTCATGGTTCTGCTGGATCACCTGGATCTGGCCGGAGAATGTTGTGGTCAACCAGCTGTTTGGTGGATATAGCGGTTATGGACTGTTCCCCATCACTCTGGTAGGCCTCCCTGTTTGCTTTCACACGCCGTCTTTGGCTGACACTTGTTTAGGATTGGAGCATAATTTCCGGCTATCTCATGTCACCGCTTATTCCCCCATTTCACGCCATCGCCAATGTCATCGGCGGGGTCACGGTTTTCTTCGTTTTTGTGTCCATCGGGATCCATTACTCGGGCATGTGGTACTCGGAGTTCCTGCCGGTTCAAAACGCCCACGCTTACGATAACACCGGCAATATTTACAACGTTTCCAAGATTTTAGGAGCTGACCTGCAGTTCGACGAGGCCAAATACATGGCCTACTCCCCGCTTTATCTCCCTACGCAATTCGCGCTCGCCTACGGGCTTTCGTTCGCCGCGGTTGCTGCCGTCATCACACACGTCGCCTTGTACCACGGCCGCGAAATCATGTCGCAATGGAGGCTGGCCCGGCAACAAGAGGACGACATTCACATGAGGCTCATGAAGAAGTACAAGGACGCTCCGGACTGGTGGTACGTTGTGCTCTTCGTCATCATGCTCGGCATGTCTTTTGCCGTGGTCGAGGCCTGGGACACCAACTTCCCCTGGTGGGCTTACATCATCTGCATGCTCATCCCACTTGTTTGGACGATCCCCATCGGCATCGTCCAGGCTATCACCAACATTCAACTCGGCCTCAACGTCTTGACCGAGTTCATCATCGGTTACATGCTCCCCGGTCGCCCGCTCGCCATGATGATGTTCAAGAACTATGGTTATTTGTGCATGTCACAGGCGCTTTACTTTGTCCAGGATATGAAACTAGGTCATTACATGAAGGTCCCTCCCCGAACCATGTTCTGGTCGCAGCTCATCGCATCGATATGGTCCGCCATTGTTCAAATCGCCGTCATGAACTGGGCCCTGGACACGATCCCCGACATCTGCTCCGAAGATCAAATTCACCATTGGAACTGCCCAAGCGCTCGCGTCTTTTATACCGCTTCCATAGTATGGGGCGCTATTGGTCCGGCGCGCATGTTTTCTGGCACAGCGCTTTACAGCTCTCTCCAGTGGTTCTGGCTCGTCGGTGCCATtgctcccatcatcacctggTTCTTCGCCCGCCGATATCCGAGATCCCTCTGGCGGTACGTCAACATGCCGCTTATTTTCGGTGGATCAGGCTGGCTGCCACCCGCGACGGTGTATATCTACTACTGCTGGGGCATCGTGGGGACGGCCTTCAACTATCTTAtcaggaggaagaagacaggTTGGTGGTTGCAGTACAACTATGTCACTTCGTCGGCGCTGGACTGCGGGTTGATTGTGTCAACGTTGGTGATTTTCTTTGCGCTCTATCTGAGCGAGACGGATGCGCCGAAGTGGTTTGGAAACACGGCCGTGTTGGCTACTTTGGATATGACGGCGAAGTCGATACAAAAGGTTGTACCGAAGGGGGAGACATTTGGGCCGAGTGTATGGCCATAGTCGGGAGTGAGGGTACAGGGGCAAATAGGGGGTCAAATGGGAGGAGTTTAGGGAGTtggatgttttttttttggggggggggggggagtttACCGGTTTTGATTGATTTTCAGTTCGGAAAGTCTTTACTATATGGCATGTGTTGGACTTGGTTTTGTTCACTTGTGGTTTGATGGTCATTTTTGGATGAAAATAAGCGAGCGAGCAAGCGAGCAATGGTCTTGGGGGGATTTTGTCTCTCTGTTGATTTaaggggtttgggggggggttgatatGGAGAGGATCAAGTCATGTGTCATTTGTAGCTGTCTATTGGGATGTCAAAAATGAGATAGTTGTCGGTCAGGGGACTTTGCGGGTTTGTTGTGCCCTGTTTGCGAGTGTCAAGTTTCCCTAAAACCTTCGATATCACTCTACGACGATAGGTGTTTCAAACGTAGATACGTAAAATTAGAGACCATAGTTCAAAGGCTCAAAAATACATCCTATCCCATAACCTGCTCACTGCCAGATAGCTAAGCATCATTACAAGCCAAATCCCAACATGCAAACCCTCTTCCCTTTTCCTCGCCCTtgctcccctccttcacctccgccCCCTGATGCCCATCCCTATTagccctccaaacccccccatccttaAACTCCTCCCGTTTCCAaacctccaccttctccttgCACTCCTCCAGCGCCTCCTCGCCCGCGAGCCACGCAGCCTTCCGATGGGCAGAGCTCACCGCGATGAGGATACTCTCCTCGCCTATGGGGACTGTGCCCAGGCGATGGACGATGGCGATTCCTTTTAGGGCGTGCTTGGTCAGAAGCGAAGAGgcgatgaaggagagggttTGGAGGGCTAGGGGGCGGTACGAGGTGTAGGTTAGGGAGGTGACGGGTTTGGAGGCGAAGTTGTTTCTTGTCGTGCCGGCAAAGGTGACGATGGCGCCCGCTTCTGGGCTACGGACTTTGTCCATTATTGAGAGGATGTCGAGGGGGAAGTCGGTGAGGGAGACGTAGATTCccgggagggagatggaggattCTCCCtctgggggtggggggttgacTTGATCTTGGGTTGTCATCGTTGGTGCACTGCTCGTGGTTGTGTGAGGGGAGGACAAAAgtcaggggttcagggggcAGTGTTGCTCAGGTCTGGTTGGGCGTGTATCGTTTCACCGAGAAATATTGAAGATGGAGTGTAAAATGGGTTTATAAAAGCATTGTCTGGCTCTTGCAAGTTAGCAGTTTTTTCATTGATATCAACTTCATCAAGCACCCACCAGCTGTAATGAGCCACACCGTGGAGGCAGAGGGTCATCGGCGACTACTCAATGATGGGCCTCGCAAATCGAGTGCAAATGTATTTTTTGTGGACTTGGAACTGCTGTGCTGCTTCAAACTTCTTATtgcctcatcaaccacaccatctcTGTCTTTCGTCTGTAAGTGGCCCCCTCAACACCGTGCTTATCAACGGTGAGCCGACACTGTGGCCCCGCGATGCTAGCCCACTGTCGATAAGATTAGATAACCGGAATATCTTCGGTTACTAACGGCTGCTGCAGACTGCCAGCGCTCTAGCCACCAACGCACGCGCTCCAGGTAAGCTTGCGACTCGGTGTTTCCTGCGACTGCATCCCTTTGACACGGGCAAAGGCCAAAAATCTGTGGCTCGTGTAGTGACCTGAAGTATAACTACTACAGGCCCTATCTTTTAATGTACCTTTTTATAAACGCGTGTATAGGAACCGCGTGTTTTCCTACCTAAAActctttaattttatatttctaaTTCTCGGGATATATCTTGTAGGATAAAGTGatatctttttattaattccgcattattttaattataatgACTATAACTACGTTAATTAAGTTAGTAAGATTGCGGatttacctttaaaaaataaactCGGAAATATTAGTtttatttacgttaataTTATTGTACTGGACTTTTGTTATAGTTTAGAAGAAACGAGGTCGCTAGGACTAGTAAAACTAGAGCGAcggtgtgacgaacccctatccaaaACCTCTGAAAGAGATACgagttaaaggcacttctaaataatactaattcggtatagctaaacagtgtataataaatagcttattttaattataatagtctaGATACTAATAATTGTaacttataattatatactgcggaattatctatttatactagctagtttctctatatatataaacctagTAGTCTTctaaattattaatttttattaataatccCACAAGCGAGGTTACTTCTGTCCTAATTAGTTCTACTAGCGATTAGCTATATACGTTATGCTCCTATAATAAACCTCTGtccagaacctttaaaaaggatacgGGTTAAAAGTAACTTCTAATAATtagttcggtgtagctaaacAATGCACAATAAATAGCTTgtcttaattataatagtttagatactaacgattgtaacttatattatatattgcggaagTGCTTATTTGTTACAGTTAACCTAACGGCAGGCCGCGCAGTATGTAAGGCGCAGGACGTCCCTAGCTAATTATTAGGAAAGTTAGGAGATAGCCAATTGGGGTTAGCCAGAGAGTGTTATAGCGCTAAGGCCCACGAACACTCTGTAGGATGTAAGATGCTCGGGGTAATCGAAGGTATAGCACGATAAGTACTCTGTAAGATGTAATGTGCTAGAAGTGATTGAGGATATAGCACGATAAGCACTTTAGGGtcttaaggtttatatatatagagggACTGGCTAatgtagatagatagttccgtagtatgtAATTTAAGCTTGTATTTACAGGatctagtatttatattaagacATTTtattgtgcactgtttagttataccgaactaagattatttagaagtgcttttaactaatattccttttagaggttctggataaaggttcgttatacgttatatacttactttaactctaatatagataagttaaaggcgtctttttattactatagccggacctaaaaacgtttaaataaaaagtattttatttagCCTAAGCGTTAAGGGACCTACTATTAAAtctataccctttaccgtaaaataggttattaagcgttttaaggAATTTAAGGACGAGATTTAGTAAACCTGGAATTAAATTTTTGTTATCTCGATTATAtttaagtcgactattaagttCCTAataccggagcgctataaaagagaaaaggtaaagcttaaagggtttttaatttagtttaaaacctattttcgttaatatttaaactaatttattaacgaaaagtcaAAAATAATTTTTGCGGTtattaagcttaaagataagTCTCTtgtatagttcgagcctatcctcgatgactattataaataagaGCCGgaaaactaaaaaaatattattatgGAATATTTTGAAAGCTACCGTACCTTTAAAgctaaatttaaaaaaatatttaaggaatataataaagtaaggcgCGCGTAGAGGAGGCTTTTAAGCTTACGTTAAACACGCTTAACGGTAAACTATATAGCTTAGTTTAAAATCGATAATTTAtgtaatactattaataataaaagattaatatagctcttttactataaccttaaagaaaaggtaaaaaataaattatataaaaaaataaagcctaatactatcgataagtatattactatagctatataaattaacGATCGGTAGTTTAAACGTCGTACGAAGAAAAGAGGCTACGGTAAAGATATTTacggtaataactataaaaatgttttaataataaccgttttaacgataaatataaataaagatattttaatattaattattttaatactatatatttaggaccgataaacgtcgacgctatatagtagtaaaggccgtaaagccgaagctaaaataaaaataaccttaagtattttaattatagtaaagtaaaatactttaaaaagaactataaagtatttaaacggctcttataaaaaaaatcgtattaaatactatattaaaaggattaaaggttataaaagtaatagctattaaatattagtttagggtgcggctataagcctaagggtttaagtaaggaagtaaaGCTCTCGGAGTATTCGGGGGTTTAggagttatatatataagcggtctgcttcgggcattctattttagacaggacattaacttttatttctttatatttttgtgccttgcatgcgtgcaggcaattctagccctctaatcaggccgattaggtacttattatgtggcctgcaagcctatagagtcttttttttatcctaCGTAAAGTGCGGCCTACGAGCGAGCTATTGTCACGCAAGTATATTTATTCAGAGACCCtattaagggtatatttaaggtattatagttagtttgtgtattttcttactattttattataaagttactaaaagatatattaatatttatataatatatactctataaaaaaaatataatataattttatcCTAAATATCCGGAATATCGGAAaatactttagttttaatatattatatataaatatataaagtattattaaagtaaatcgctatataACTATTAAGCGGTATATAAGgtattaaaatatagcttttgtttatggattttacagtgtatctaagccctatatattacagggccttAGAGGCAAAACGATAGCTTAGATCAGCAGTATTTAGGGACTgcggttaccggagcggaggcttgcctccggaagcaatctgaggtcccggaaagccgagcgctaaggccggtgccctATAGTAGTTAAACGGTAACGGCAACGTAGCCTACAG is a window of Podospora pseudopauciseta strain CBS 411.78 chromosome 1, whole genome shotgun sequence DNA encoding:
- a CDS encoding hypothetical protein (EggNog:ENOG503NUA6; COG:T), which gives rise to MAPIFLSGILRRRRDEEEQLPSVDGSLEGDSSGLASLKHFEKMHRLDPNLPLDELEEVDIAIILNQQNAEKGAEIEQVLNEDNSPYPEVRATVRNFDVEMPANTVRAWVIGMLLCTIGSAVNMLLSLRNPSIMLTTFVIQLIAYPLGLCWDYVFPDRVWNVWGLKFNLRPGPFNFKEHVIIVVMSNAAYGGGALYATDVIIAQRMWYGQNFGWLWQMLFGITTLCTGYGLAGLARRFLVWPAAMIWPTDLVNCALFYTLHDHSPSDPTVTNGWSISRYKWFMIVFGGSFLWYWFPGYLFQGLSWFCWITWIWPENVVVNQLFGGYSGYGLFPITLDWSIISGYLMSPLIPPFHAIANVIGGVTVFFVFVSIGIHYSGMWYSEFLPVQNAHAYDNTGNIYNVSKILGADLQFDEAKYMAYSPLYLPTQFALAYGLSFAAVAAVITHVALYHGREIMSQWRLARQQEDDIHMRLMKKYKDAPDWWYVVLFVIMLGMSFAVVEAWDTNFPWWAYIICMLIPLVWTIPIGIVQAITNIQLGLNVLTEFIIGYMLPGRPLAMMMFKNYGYLCMSQALYFVQDMKLGHYMKVPPRTMFWSQLIASIWSAIVQIAVMNWALDTIPDICSEDQIHHWNCPSARVFYTASIVWGAIGPARMFSGTALYSSLQWFWLVGAIAPIITWFFARRYPRSLWRYVNMPLIFGGSGWLPPATVYIYYCWGIVGTAFNYLIRRKKTGWWLQYNYVTSSALDCGLIVSTLVIFFALYLSETDAPKWFGNTAVLATLDMTAKSIQKVVPKGETFGPSVWP
- the NIT8 gene encoding Molybdopterin synthase catalytic subunit (EggNog:ENOG503P48G; COG:H); translation: MTLCLHGVAHYSCAPTMTTQDQVNPPPPEGESSISLPGIYVSLTDFPLDILSIMDKVRSPEAGAIVTFAGTTRNNFASKPVTSLTYTSYRPLALQTLSFIASSLLTKHALKGIAIVHRLGTVPIGEESILIAVSSAHRKAAWLAGEEALEECKEKVEVWKREEFKDGGVWRANRDGHQGAEVKEGSKGEEKGRGFACWDLACNDA